A single region of the Plantactinospora soyae genome encodes:
- a CDS encoding glycoside hydrolase family 3 protein gives MRPHPRTRTSLISLLTALLVASLLPAAAVSAAPAGTASGNGNGAGKPAYLNAKLPIDRRVGDLLGRMTLAEKVGQMAQAERIAVDADPTLVAQWQLGSLLSGGGSTPTPNTPEAWVSMVNKFQRQAMSTRLGIPIIYGVDAVHGHANVYGATVFPHNIGLGATRDPELVRQIGRATGEEVKATGVPWNFAPCLCVARDERWGRTYESFSEDPALVGEMGTYIDGLRDAGVLATIKHFAGDGDTEYDQAAADANESLPPGSQKYVIDQGVTVTSRADFARINLAPYWTALRRHDVDSVMPSFSSVDWIEDGVGNPLKMHAHKELLTDVLKGAQRFKGFVISDWEGIHQIPDPNEPTVAGLTAYKVRTAVNAGIDMSMSPNNAKLFIDLLIAEARAGRVSQARIDDAVRRILRAKFELGLFERPYASAENVDEVGSPEHRALARRAVAQSQVLLKNDDRALPLRKDAKVYVAGRNADDIGNQAGGWTITWQGVSGDTIPGTTILEGIREVAPRATVTYSADGSAPTAGSDVAVVVVGETPYTEGFGDVGGPECTWCSTPQQEAKSLSLQPGDQAVIDKVCGEIDTCVVLVVSGRPQVLTDQLGQMDALVASWLPGSEGAGVADVLFGRRPFTGKLSMSWPRSEAQVPINVGDRNYRPLFPYGYGLRTR, from the coding sequence ATGCGTCCACACCCGCGAACCCGAACATCACTGATATCCCTGCTCACCGCCCTGCTGGTCGCCTCGTTGCTACCCGCCGCCGCCGTGTCGGCGGCCCCCGCCGGGACCGCCTCCGGCAACGGCAACGGCGCCGGCAAGCCCGCGTACCTGAACGCCAAGCTGCCGATCGACCGCCGGGTCGGTGACCTGCTCGGCCGGATGACCCTGGCGGAGAAGGTCGGCCAGATGGCCCAGGCCGAGCGGATCGCGGTGGACGCCGACCCGACCCTGGTCGCCCAGTGGCAACTGGGATCGCTGCTCTCCGGTGGCGGCTCCACCCCGACCCCGAACACCCCCGAAGCCTGGGTGTCCATGGTCAACAAGTTCCAGCGGCAGGCCATGAGCACCCGGCTGGGCATCCCGATCATCTACGGGGTCGATGCGGTGCACGGGCACGCCAACGTGTACGGCGCCACCGTCTTCCCGCACAACATCGGACTCGGCGCGACCCGTGATCCCGAACTCGTCCGGCAGATCGGCCGGGCCACCGGTGAGGAAGTGAAGGCCACCGGCGTACCGTGGAACTTCGCCCCCTGCCTCTGCGTCGCCCGTGACGAGCGCTGGGGCCGGACGTACGAGAGCTTCAGCGAGGACCCCGCGTTGGTCGGCGAGATGGGCACCTACATCGACGGGCTGCGCGACGCCGGCGTACTCGCCACGATCAAGCACTTCGCCGGTGACGGCGACACCGAGTACGACCAGGCCGCCGCCGACGCCAACGAGAGCCTGCCGCCCGGTTCCCAGAAGTACGTCATCGACCAGGGCGTCACGGTGACCAGCCGGGCCGACTTCGCCCGGATCAACCTCGCCCCCTACTGGACCGCGCTGCGCCGGCACGACGTCGACAGCGTGATGCCGTCGTTCTCCAGTGTGGACTGGATCGAGGACGGCGTCGGCAACCCGCTGAAGATGCACGCCCACAAGGAACTGCTCACCGACGTACTCAAGGGTGCGCAGCGGTTCAAGGGGTTCGTCATCTCCGATTGGGAGGGCATCCACCAGATTCCCGACCCGAACGAGCCGACCGTCGCCGGGCTCACCGCCTACAAGGTGCGGACCGCGGTGAACGCCGGCATCGACATGTCCATGTCGCCGAACAACGCCAAACTCTTCATCGACCTGCTGATCGCCGAGGCCCGGGCGGGCCGGGTCAGCCAGGCCCGGATCGACGACGCGGTACGCCGGATCCTGCGGGCCAAGTTCGAACTCGGCCTCTTCGAGCGTCCGTACGCCTCGGCGGAGAACGTCGACGAGGTCGGCAGCCCGGAGCACCGCGCGCTCGCCCGCCGGGCCGTCGCTCAGTCGCAGGTGCTGCTGAAGAACGACGACCGGGCCCTGCCGCTGCGCAAGGACGCCAAGGTGTACGTCGCCGGGCGCAACGCCGACGACATCGGCAACCAGGCCGGTGGCTGGACCATCACCTGGCAGGGCGTCTCCGGCGACACCATCCCGGGTACGACCATCCTGGAGGGCATCCGTGAGGTGGCCCCGCGCGCCACGGTGACGTACAGCGCCGACGGGTCCGCGCCGACCGCCGGCTCGGACGTCGCGGTCGTGGTGGTCGGCGAGACGCCGTACACCGAGGGATTCGGCGACGTCGGCGGGCCGGAGTGCACCTGGTGCTCGACGCCGCAGCAGGAGGCGAAGTCGCTCTCCCTCCAGCCCGGCGACCAGGCCGTGATCGACAAGGTCTGCGGGGAGATCGACACCTGCGTCGTGCTCGTCGTCTCCGGCCGGCCGCAGGTGCTCACCGACCAGCTCGGCCAGATGGACGCGCTGGTCGCATCCTGGCTGCCCGGCAGCGAGGGCGCCGGCGTCGCCGACGTCCTGTTCGGCAGGCGCCCGTTCACC